The following coding sequences are from one Lepisosteus oculatus isolate fLepOcu1 chromosome 19, fLepOcu1.hap2, whole genome shotgun sequence window:
- the glyr1 gene encoding cytokine-like nuclear factor N-PAC: MAAVHLRIGDLVWGKLGRYPPWPGKIVSPPKDLKKPRGKKCFFVKFFGTEDHAWIKVEQLKPYHPHKEEMIKINKGKRFQQAVDAVEEFLKKAKGKEQASHNSSNSEERHKSNAADVKGRKNAAKMVKLPLDDDEDLGLRRRGRPPKEDKDLTDPEPSSVQRLVAGTVSAFKWESNQVKDDPHFHHFLLSQSEKPASSLEPISKRLKVIEEDTGSTSIQAADSTAVNGIITPTDKRIGFLGLGLMGSGIVSNLLKMGHIVTVWNRTAEKCDLFIQEGARLGRTPAEVVSMCDVTFSCVSDPKAAKDLVLGPSGVLQGIRPGKCYVEMSTVDPETVAELSQVITSRGGRFLEAPVSGSQQLSNDGMLVILAAGDRTLYEDCSSCFQAMGKTSFFLGEVGNAAKMMLILNMVQGSFMATIAEGLTLAQVTGQSQQTFLDILCQGQMASSFLDQKCQNVLQGNFKPDYYLKHIQKDLRLAIAMGDSVNHPTPMAAAANEVYKRAKALDQSDNDMSAVYRAYIH; the protein is encoded by the exons ATGGCGGCCGTGCATCTGAGGATCGGCGATTTGGTTTG ggGGAAGCTGGGACGGTATCCACCTTGGCCAGGAAAA ataGTAAGTCCACCGAAAGACTTGAAGAAACcgagaggaaaaaaatgtttctttgtgaAGTTTTTTGGCACTGAAGACCA TGCTTGGATAAAGGTCGAGCAGCTGAAGCCTTACCACCCCCACAAGGAAGAAATGATCAAGATCAACAAAGGCAAGCGTTTCCAACAAGCTGTGGATGCAGTGGAGGAGTTCCTCAAGAAAGCAAAaggaaaggaacag GCATCCCACAATTCCAGTAATTCAGAAGAAAGACACAAATCAAACGCCGCAGACgtaaaaggcagaaaaaatgctgcAAAAATGGTGAAATTGCCacttgatgatgatgaagaccTTGGTTTGCGCCGACGAGGCCGCCCTCCAAAAGAAGACAAG gattTAACAGATCCTGAACCTTCCTCTGTACAGCGATTGGTGGCTGGAACAGTTTCTGCATTTAAGTGGGAGAGTAAT CAAGTAAAGGATGACCCTCACTTCCATCACTTTCTGCTCAGCCAGTCAGAGAAG CCGGCTTCTTCATTGGAACCCATCAGCAAGAGGCTGAAGGTTATTGAGGAG gACACTGGATCTACATCTATTCAAGCAGCTGATAGTACAGCAGTCAATGGCATTATCACCCCTACAGACAAAAG GATAGGATTTCTTGGCCTTGGATTGATGGGGAGTGGAATAGTTTCAAACCTCTTAAAGATGGGTCACATTGTCACAGTCTGGAACCGCACAGCAGAAAAG TGTGACTTGTTTATCCAAGAAGGAGCCAGACTAGGGCGAACTCCAGCAGAGGTTGTGTCTATGTGTGATGTCACTTTTTCCTGCGTTTCAGACCCAAAGGCTGCCAAGGAC CTTGTGCTTGGCCCCAGTGGTGTACTGCAGGGAATTAGACCAGGGAAATGTTACGTTGAAATGTCCACTGTAGATCCAGAGACAGTCGCAGAATTATCACAG GTGATCACTTCCAGAGGGGGCCGCTTCTTGGAGGCTCCGGTGTCTGGGAGCCAGCAGCTGTCCAATGATGGGATGCTCGTGATTTTAGCTGCTGGAGACCGAACGCTCTATGAAGACTGTAGCAGCTGTTTCCAAGCTATGGGAAAGACGTCTTTTTTCTTAG GTGAGGTGGGTAATGCTGCAAAAATGATGCTGATCCTTAATATGGTGCAGGGGAGCTTCATGGCGACGATTGCCGAGGGGCTGACGTTGGCACAAGTCACCGGCCAATCACAGCAGACCTTCTTAGATATTTTGTGTCAAGGACAGATGGCAAGTTCTTTCCTGGACCAGAAATGCCAAA ATGTGTTGCAGGGTAACTTCAAGCCTGATTATTATCTGAAACATATTCAGAAGGACCTCAGGTTAGCCATCGCAATGGGCGATTCTGTCAATCATCCAACTCCAATGGCGGCAGCAGCCAATGAG